The following are from one region of the bacterium genome:
- a CDS encoding co-chaperone GroES — MKIKPLGENILVEPIEEKEVIKGGIVIPDTAKEKPQEAKVIALGTGKKDDDGKAIPFEMKVGDTVLTTKYGGTEIKYDDKTYKIVSAGDVLAIVG, encoded by the coding sequence ATGAAAATCAAGCCTCTGGGTGAGAACATCCTCGTCGAACCGATCGAGGAGAAGGAAGTAATCAAGGGCGGCATCGTTATCCCGGATACGGCCAAGGAGAAGCCTCAGGAAGCGAAGGTCATAGCCTTGGGAACCGGCAAGAAAGACGATGACGGCAAGGCGATCCCCTTCGAGATGAAGGTCGGCGACACGGTTCTCACCACCAAATACGGGGGAACCGAGATCAAGTACGACGACAAGACCTACAAGATCGTCAGCGCCGGCGACGTTCTGGCGATTGTCGGTTAA
- the groL gene encoding chaperonin GroEL (60 kDa chaperone family; promotes refolding of misfolded polypeptides especially under stressful conditions; forms two stacked rings of heptamers to form a barrel-shaped 14mer; ends can be capped by GroES; misfolded proteins enter the barrel where they are refolded when GroES binds), with protein sequence MTAKQLKFDSAARQAILSGVEQLSQAVKVTLGPKGRNVVLDRKFGSPTVTKDGVSVAKEIELEDPFQNMGAQLVREVASKTSDDAGDGTTTATILAEVIYREGLKSVTAGSNPMAIKRGVEKAVEAVVEKLQDISKEVSDSKQITAVATISSNNDVTIGRKIAEAMDKVGKDGTITVEEAKGIETYLKVVEGMQFDKGYLSPYFITDAENMEAVLEDCLILIHEKKISSLKDMLPLLEKVAQSGRSFLIVAEDIEGEALATLVVNKIRGTLKVCAVKAPGFGDRRKAMMEDIAILTGGKMISEDLGIKLENVGINDLGQAKRVVVEKENTTIIEGLGSSSDIQGRVNQIRKQIEDTTSDYDREKLQERLAKLAGGVAVINVGAATETEMKEKKARVEDALHATRAAVEEGIVPGGGVALLRCIEALEKVKVSGDEKIGVKLIRRSLEEPARQLAINAGQEGSIVVEKVKNSTDVNFGYNAGTDRYEDLMAAGVIDPTKVTRTALQNASSIASLMLTTECLVTEIPEEEKPMMPPGGMGGMGGMM encoded by the coding sequence ATGACAGCCAAACAGTTGAAGTTCGACTCCGCCGCCCGTCAGGCTATCCTGTCCGGGGTGGAGCAACTGAGTCAGGCGGTCAAGGTGACGCTGGGACCGAAAGGCCGCAACGTCGTTCTTGATCGGAAGTTCGGATCGCCGACCGTCACCAAGGACGGAGTTTCGGTCGCCAAGGAAATCGAGCTGGAGGATCCGTTCCAGAACATGGGCGCCCAGCTGGTGCGGGAAGTCGCTTCCAAGACCAGCGACGACGCCGGCGACGGCACCACCACCGCCACCATCCTCGCCGAGGTTATCTACCGCGAAGGGCTGAAAAGCGTGACCGCCGGTTCCAACCCCATGGCGATCAAGCGCGGGGTGGAAAAAGCCGTCGAAGCCGTGGTGGAGAAACTGCAGGATATCAGCAAGGAAGTCAGCGACAGCAAGCAGATCACCGCCGTCGCCACCATATCCTCGAACAACGACGTCACCATCGGCCGCAAGATCGCCGAAGCCATGGACAAGGTCGGCAAGGACGGGACCATCACCGTCGAGGAAGCCAAGGGCATCGAGACCTACCTGAAGGTGGTCGAGGGGATGCAGTTCGACAAGGGCTACCTCTCTCCTTACTTCATTACCGACGCCGAAAACATGGAAGCCGTCCTCGAGGACTGCCTGATTCTCATCCATGAGAAGAAAATCTCCAGCCTCAAGGATATGCTGCCCCTGCTGGAAAAGGTGGCCCAGAGCGGCCGCTCCTTCCTGATCGTGGCGGAGGACATCGAGGGCGAAGCCCTGGCCACCCTGGTGGTGAACAAGATCCGCGGAACCTTGAAGGTCTGCGCGGTCAAGGCTCCCGGTTTCGGCGACCGCCGCAAAGCCATGATGGAAGATATCGCCATTCTCACCGGCGGCAAGATGATTTCCGAAGACCTCGGGATCAAGCTGGAAAACGTGGGAATCAACGATCTGGGCCAGGCCAAACGGGTGGTGGTGGAAAAAGAGAACACCACCATCATCGAGGGCTTGGGCTCGTCGTCCGACATCCAGGGCCGGGTCAATCAGATCCGGAAACAGATCGAGGACACCACCAGCGACTACGATCGGGAAAAACTCCAGGAACGGCTGGCCAAACTGGCCGGCGGAGTGGCGGTCATCAACGTCGGGGCGGCTACCGAGACCGAGATGAAGGAAAAGAAAGCCCGGGTCGAGGACGCCCTCCACGCCACCCGGGCCGCGGTCGAGGAAGGGATCGTTCCCGGCGGCGGAGTGGCCCTGCTGCGCTGCATCGAGGCACTGGAAAAGGTCAAGGTTTCCGGGGACGAGAAGATCGGGGTCAAGCTGATCCGCAGGTCCCTGGAAGAACCCGCCCGCCAGTTGGCCATCAATGCCGGGCAGGAGGGTTCCATCGTGGTCGAGAAAGTCAAAAACTCGACCGACGTCAACTTCGGCTACAACGCCGGGACCGACCGTTACGAGGACCTGATGGCGGCGGGGGTGATCGACCCTACCAAAGTCACCCGTACGGCCCTGCAGAACGCCTCGAGTATCGCCAGCCTGATGCTGACGACCGAGTGTCTGGTAACCGAAATCCCGGAGGAAGAAAAGCCGATGATGCCCCCCGGGGGCATGGGCGGAATGGGCGGCATGATGTAA
- a CDS encoding pseudouridine synthase, which yields MKNRSENGSIRLQTYLARAGISSRRRSEELILAGRVAVNGAVAARLGTRIVPGRDRVTVNGKETAPEGKRYIVLNKPAGYICSLADGHGRPLVTELLGSVPERIFPVGRLDLDSEGLLLLTNDGAFCHLMTHPRHRVEKTYRVSLARAADPLQVERLRGGVDIGDGRPPAAAKVRRLGPRKLEIVIGEGRKRQVRRMVEAVGNRVEVLKRTSVGPLRLERLRPGGWRDLTRGEIESLERCAGAIASGKNE from the coding sequence ATGAAGAACCGAAGCGAAAACGGGAGCATTCGTCTCCAGACCTACCTGGCCCGGGCCGGGATCTCTTCCCGCCGCCGTTCGGAAGAGCTCATCCTCGCGGGCCGGGTGGCGGTCAACGGCGCCGTCGCCGCCCGCCTGGGCACGCGCATCGTTCCGGGGCGCGACCGGGTTACGGTGAACGGGAAAGAGACGGCTCCGGAGGGGAAACGCTATATTGTCCTCAATAAGCCGGCGGGCTACATTTGTTCTCTGGCCGACGGGCACGGGCGTCCGCTGGTGACCGAACTTCTCGGTTCCGTTCCCGAAAGAATTTTTCCGGTCGGCCGGCTCGATCTCGATTCCGAAGGGTTGCTGCTGCTGACCAACGACGGCGCCTTCTGCCACCTCATGACCCACCCGCGCCATCGGGTGGAAAAAACGTATCGGGTCTCTCTGGCCCGCGCGGCGGACCCCCTCCAGGTGGAGCGGCTGCGGGGGGGCGTCGATATCGGGGACGGTCGCCCCCCCGCCGCGGCGAAGGTCCGTCGCCTCGGGCCCCGGAAGCTGGAAATCGTCATCGGAGAAGGCCGGAAGCGCCAGGTCCGGAGAATGGTGGAAGCGGTCGGGAACCGGGTCGAAGTTCTGAAAAGGACGTCCGTCGGCCCCCTCCGTTTGGAACGACTCCGCCCGGGCGGCTGGAGGGACCTGACCCGCGGGGAAATCGAAAGTCTTGAACGCTGCGCCGGCGCGATCGCGTCCGGAAAAAACGAATAG
- the dnaK gene encoding molecular chaperone DnaK produces the protein MAKVLGIDLGTTNSCMAVMEGKEPKVIPNAEGNRTTPSVVAFTKSGERLVGQPAKRQAVTNPDNTIFSIKRFMGRRYNEVSSEIALVPYKVIEASNGDARVEINGKVYSPPEISAMILQKLKADAESYLGEKVTQAVITVPAYFNDSQRQATKDAGKIAGLEVLRIVNEPTAAALAYGLEKKKDEKVAVFDLGGGTFDISILEIGEGVFEVLSTNGDTHLGGDDFDQRLIDWIAEEFKKDQGIDLTQDPMALQRLKEAAEKAKIELSSAMETEVNLPFITADASGPKHLSLKLTRAKFEQLVDDLIERTRKPCENALADAGLKPADINEVILVGGMTRVPKVQEVVKGIFGKEPHKGVNPDEVVAIGAAIQGGILQGEVKDVLLLDVTPLSLGIETLGGVMTKLIERNTTIPTKKSEIFSTAADNQTQVEIHVLQGEREMARDNRTIGKFHLTGIPPAPRGVPQVEVAFDIDANGILNVSAKDLGTGKEQNITITASSGLSDNEVEKMVREAKDHAGEDKKKREEIDIKNQADASIYQTEKLLKENADKIDADSKAKIEAAIERVKEAVKRNDMDEMKAATEALSQSWHSASEQMYKQATASQGGSGPSADAGPQAPPPGGAGAPGEGEVIDAEFEVEDEDRNK, from the coding sequence ATGGCAAAGGTACTGGGAATAGACTTGGGGACCACGAACTCGTGTATGGCGGTAATGGAGGGGAAAGAACCGAAGGTCATTCCGAACGCCGAAGGCAACCGGACCACGCCTTCGGTAGTGGCGTTCACCAAAAGCGGAGAACGTTTGGTGGGCCAACCGGCCAAACGCCAGGCCGTGACCAACCCCGACAATACCATCTTTTCCATCAAGCGGTTCATGGGTAGGCGCTACAACGAGGTCAGCAGCGAAATCGCCCTGGTCCCCTACAAGGTGATCGAGGCTTCCAACGGCGACGCCCGAGTCGAAATCAACGGGAAGGTGTATTCCCCGCCCGAAATTTCCGCGATGATCCTGCAGAAGCTCAAGGCCGACGCCGAATCTTACCTGGGCGAGAAGGTCACGCAGGCGGTTATCACCGTTCCCGCTTATTTCAACGATTCACAGCGGCAGGCCACCAAGGATGCGGGCAAAATCGCGGGCCTGGAAGTGTTGAGAATCGTCAACGAACCCACCGCAGCGGCGCTGGCCTACGGTCTGGAGAAGAAAAAAGACGAAAAAGTCGCGGTCTTCGATTTGGGAGGGGGAACGTTCGATATTTCCATCCTCGAGATCGGCGAAGGCGTCTTCGAAGTCCTGTCCACCAACGGAGACACCCACCTGGGCGGCGATGATTTCGACCAGCGGCTGATCGACTGGATCGCGGAGGAGTTCAAGAAGGACCAGGGAATCGATCTGACGCAGGATCCCATGGCGCTCCAGCGTCTGAAGGAAGCGGCCGAGAAGGCCAAGATCGAGCTTTCCTCGGCGATGGAGACCGAGGTCAATCTTCCCTTCATCACCGCCGACGCCAGCGGCCCCAAGCATCTTTCCCTCAAACTGACCCGGGCCAAATTCGAGCAGCTGGTGGACGATCTGATCGAACGGACCCGCAAACCCTGCGAGAACGCCCTGGCCGATGCCGGCCTTAAGCCTGCGGACATCAACGAGGTCATTCTGGTCGGGGGCATGACCCGGGTTCCCAAAGTACAGGAAGTGGTCAAGGGGATCTTCGGGAAAGAACCCCATAAGGGAGTGAACCCCGACGAAGTGGTCGCCATCGGCGCCGCCATCCAGGGTGGGATTCTTCAGGGGGAAGTCAAGGACGTGCTGTTGCTCGACGTTACGCCGCTTTCTCTGGGCATCGAAACCCTGGGCGGCGTCATGACCAAACTGATCGAGCGCAACACCACCATCCCCACCAAGAAATCGGAAATCTTCTCGACCGCCGCCGATAATCAGACCCAGGTCGAAATCCATGTCCTCCAGGGAGAGCGGGAAATGGCGCGGGACAACCGCACCATCGGGAAATTCCATCTGACCGGGATCCCGCCCGCGCCCCGGGGGGTTCCCCAGGTCGAGGTCGCCTTCGACATCGACGCCAACGGGATTCTCAACGTGTCGGCCAAGGACTTGGGGACCGGCAAGGAACAGAACATCACCATCACCGCTTCCAGCGGGCTTTCCGACAATGAAGTGGAGAAGATGGTGCGGGAAGCCAAGGACCACGCCGGAGAAGACAAGAAGAAGCGGGAGGAGATCGACATCAAGAACCAGGCGGACGCCTCGATCTACCAGACCGAAAAACTGCTCAAGGAAAACGCCGACAAGATCGACGCCGACTCCAAGGCCAAAATCGAGGCGGCCATCGAGCGGGTGAAGGAGGCGGTCAAGCGGAACGACATGGATGAGATGAAAGCCGCCACCGAAGCCCTCTCCCAGTCCTGGCACAGCGCCAGCGAACAGATGTACAAGCAGGCCACGGCCTCCCAGGGAGGGAGCGGACCTTCGGCCGATGCCGGCCCCCAGGCCCCGCCTCCGGGCGGCGCGGGGGCTCCCGGCGAAGGGGAAGTCATCGACGCCGAGTTCGAGGTCGAGGACGAAGATCGGAACAAGTAA
- a CDS encoding cytidine deaminase: MDHIDTSLLIDAAVRAKEHAYAPYSGYRVGAALLGENGKIYAGCNVENAALTNTVHAEGCALTTAVADGARRFKALAVVTDADPPAFPCALCRQTLAEFCAEDLIVVAANTAGESRESTLGELYPEIFSSRSLGIDPETA, translated from the coding sequence ATGGACCACATCGATACTTCGTTGTTGATAGACGCGGCGGTGCGGGCGAAGGAGCATGCCTACGCCCCTTACTCCGGTTATCGGGTGGGAGCGGCTCTCCTGGGGGAAAACGGCAAAATATACGCCGGTTGCAACGTCGAAAACGCCGCTTTGACCAATACCGTTCACGCCGAAGGCTGCGCGCTGACGACGGCCGTGGCCGACGGGGCTCGCCGGTTCAAGGCCCTGGCGGTGGTGACGGACGCCGATCCTCCCGCGTTTCCCTGTGCGCTCTGCCGACAGACCCTGGCGGAGTTCTGCGCCGAAGATCTGATCGTGGTGGCCGCCAATACCGCCGGAGAATCCAGGGAATCCACGCTGGGAGAACTTTATCCGGAGATTTTCTCCTCCCGTAGTCTGGGGATCGACCCCGAAACCGCCTGA
- a CDS encoding ComF family protein, producing MNPSDVLKRAGVLLYPRECASCGADLEWDNGDYLCSACRGEVEEIAPPLCRVCGLPVPGDARVEVLCRDCRGTRRPFRRARSVLYYRGAVQAWVKAFKYRPALWLGPALSRTLANGFRRFYEAGSVDVVVPVPLFRRREKERGFNQARVLAAALARDLKVPVAARALVRRRDTATQALLPRSSRPGNVRGAFAVRRSRAVRGRRVLLIDDVMTTGATLSECAGVLAAAGAAQVDVLTLARAV from the coding sequence ATGAATCCGTCGGACGTATTGAAACGCGCCGGGGTTCTGTTGTACCCCCGGGAGTGCGCGAGTTGCGGCGCCGATCTGGAGTGGGACAACGGGGACTACCTCTGTTCCGCCTGCCGGGGAGAGGTGGAGGAAATCGCGCCTCCGCTCTGCCGCGTCTGCGGGCTTCCCGTGCCGGGAGATGCCCGGGTCGAGGTCCTCTGCCGGGATTGCCGGGGAACGAGGCGACCGTTTCGGCGGGCCCGCTCCGTTCTGTATTATCGCGGCGCCGTCCAGGCCTGGGTCAAAGCTTTCAAGTATCGTCCGGCCCTCTGGCTCGGTCCGGCTTTGAGTCGGACGCTGGCAAACGGGTTCCGGCGTTTTTACGAGGCCGGGAGCGTCGACGTCGTCGTCCCGGTGCCTCTTTTCCGGCGGAGGGAGAAGGAACGGGGTTTCAACCAAGCCCGGGTTCTGGCCGCCGCCCTGGCCCGCGACCTGAAAGTGCCGGTCGCGGCCCGGGCCCTGGTCCGGCGCCGGGATACCGCTACCCAGGCCCTGTTGCCGCGCTCCTCCCGGCCGGGAAACGTCCGGGGTGCCTTCGCGGTCCGCCGTTCCCGAGCGGTCCGGGGGCGCCGGGTTCTTTTGATCGACGACGTCATGACCACCGGCGCCACCCTTTCGGAGTGTGCCGGGGTCCTGGCGGCGGCCGGCGCCGCGCAAGTGGACGTGCTGACCCTGGCCCGGGCGGTATGA